CAGTACAAAATTTTCTATGCCATTTAGCAGCAAATCACGATGAAGAACATTACCATTTCCTGCGACGACGATATTACagctttcagttcttccttttcGGGTTCTCCCCCTTGGCTGAGTGTGCATGTCCGCCAGAACTTTTCCCCTCCTTTGCCTCATCTTTGTCTCTGGACGCCATTTTACCGGAAGTGTCCTTGACATTTGTGGACTTCTTCCTACTGTCCTTGGCTTTAGCACTTCTGTCTAGGCCCACAttgtccttctctctgtcctttttccCCTTAGGAGACCCTTTCCTGGATACATCTGCATCAGGAATCTTCTTATCCTTCCGGTcatcctccttctccttcccccttcgTCTCTCTTCGCTCTTACTCCCCTTCCTTGGCTCgggcttctctttttctttcttgagctcTTCTTTAGTGAGTTCTTTAACTTTCAGGTTTtccaaccaaaggaaaaaaagtttattgaaaGCATCTCTTAATTCACAGGACAGTAATTTAGTGCTAAAGTATGGTCTTTATCTCTGCACACACACGAAACGGTCATTCAGAAAGAGACTTTCATCCCCTACTTTT
This region of Mustela erminea isolate mMusErm1 chromosome 16, mMusErm1.Pri, whole genome shotgun sequence genomic DNA includes:
- the ASPH gene encoding aspartyl/asparaginyl beta-hydroxylase isoform X3; the protein is MAEETKHGGHKNGRKGGLSGSSFFTWFMVIALLGVWTSVAVVWFDLVDYEEVLGKLGVYDADGDGDFDVEDAKVLLEGPGGVAKRKTKAKVKELTKEELKKEKEKPEPRKGSKSEERRRGKEKEDDRKDKKIPDADVSRKGSPKGKKDREKDNVGLDRSAKAKDSRKKSTNVKDTSGKMASRDKDEAKEGKSSGGHAHSAKGENPKRKN